The DNA region CAGGTGGCCAACTGCTACATGGGGCGCATCGGGCTCATCAACTCCGGCGGCGGCTCCGGCAAGAACGACCACGCCGACGCCGTGCGCACGGCCATCATCAACAAACGCGCCGGCGGCATGGGCCTGATCATGGGCCGCAAAGCCTTCCAGCGTCCCATGGACGAAGGCGTCAAGCTCATCCAGTCCGTGCAGGACGTGTACCTGGATAAGGCCGTAACCGTGGCGTAGCGGCTTAGTCTTAAGTTGAGCGAAGTATTTAATTGTATGGCTTTGGTTTGTTGGCTGTGTCGGTTTGGTTTGACAGGCAAATAAAACCAAAAGGAGGATGTCATGCCTGGGAATAGGACCATGCAGTTGAATGAATTTTTGGAGGGGCAAAATCGTGGTGAGCAACAGCTCTTTGGAGTTTACCAGTCGCAAGCAATGAAAAGTGAGGGAAAAGTAAGGTTATTCTTATGGATGGAAGGGTATAATTGCTTTCATCGCGTATTCATTGATGTCCCAACAAAGGCGATAGAGTCCGTAAAAACAGTGGGACCAAAAGTCAGATATGAAGGCGAAGTTCTAGAGTTAGTTGAGATAAATTTTGCAGAGGGAGTTGATGGATTGTTCACCATACATGATCTCTTTAGGCACTTATCTGATAACTGCATTATCATCCCTGGATACACGGAGGCCGATAATAAATCCAGGAAGGCTGATCTTGTCGATAAGGCTGTTCCTAGGCAGCAAGGCATGGAACGAAAAGGTGGGCTTGAGCCTTTTTCACGCCCAGTGTTATGACGCATGCTGTAAACTGCCTGCCTGCTGCTGCTATAATTTGTGGGAAAACGCGGTGGCAGGTAGGATATATTATGTCAGGATGAACGGTGTGGCTAATGTTCAATATAAAAAGAAAGTATAAAGAGAAAAGACCATTAGAAACAATCAATCTTATAAGAGGATTATTGTCAAGCTATGGTGTGTTTACGCGAGAAGACTATTGGGGGAATCCATATGAGAACATATGTTCCGTATCAATAGTATCTGGTGATGAATTTGGTCAATTTAGAACGAACGGGAAATCTCAAAGCCAAGAGTATTGTCTGGCGAGCGCCTATGGTGAATTCATGGAAAGAATTCAAAATAACATGCATGTCTTGAATGTATCGCACATTAACTTGATGGATTTAAAAAATAAATCTGGGGTGTATGCGTATCCGGATGAAGAACTGTTGGGATTAGAAGATATTCTAAATCTGCCTGAAAATGTTTTGCAGGACCTGTTCGGAAGAAGCGACTATGTGGTAGAGGCTGAAGAATATGTTAACATTGCAAAATCAAGAACAGGTAAAGGCTGCGTCTGCGTCCCTTATTATTGTGTAAACTCACAAGAAGTTTTATATCTACCTTATAATCTTCTCCTGTCGTCAGTAGGATCAAACGGAATGGCTGCGGGCAACACTCTCGAAGAAGCACTGTGTCAAGGGTTATTCGAGGTCATAGAAAGGCTTGCAGCATCACTAATTTTTTATAACCAGCTTACTCCGCCAGATATACCATCCAGCTACTTACAACAATTTCCGAGGGAGTTTGGCATTATTAAGCAGCTTGAGTCTGATTCTTTTCAGGTTGTAATGAAAGACTTTTCGTGTGGGATCGGGCTGCCTGCGCTAGGGGCTTTACTCGTTGAGCCGTCAGAAAATACATATTTTTTAAATGTTGGGTGTGACTCCTCATTTCAAGTCGCTTTGAGTAGGTGCCTGACGGAACTGTATCAGGGTGTTTCCAATCCCAGAGAAATGCGGTTGCGAATGATGCGCTTGCCGTCTGAAAACCCTTGGTATTTCGAGAAGGAGGGAGTTCATTCAGGGGCAAAGAGAGAAAGTGTCTTTTGTCAATATACTGTGAATGGTTGTGGTAAATTCCCAAAGGAGCTGTTTGGGCATGCCCCCACATATTCTTTTAAGGATTCCGTGTTCGCTACCAGTACTACCTATGCCTCCGAAGTGAAGTATTGGATACAATTCTTGATGGAGTTGGGTTACACTGTTCTCGTTCGAAATGTATCTTTTTTGGGTTTCCCATCGATCCATGTTTATATCCCTCAGGTGTCTAGTGTTGGCTTGAGAGCTACTAAAAAAAATTATGATTTCCAGCTACTAAGGGCAATAGACCTTTGTCTTGAAGCTTGCTGCTCTCGGAAAGAGTTGAATAAAGAAGAATATGCAGAGATTGCAAACAATCTCGCAACCATGTCGGTAGATATGACAATATTCGATTTGTTTTCATTGCAAATGAAAGGCGATCCTGATGTCCCAGTAAAGTATGTTGGTATGCTCGAGTTGTTGTGTTGGGTGTTTGCTCGTAATGTTAGTGTAGCTAGAGAGAGGACGCATATAAGAATAAATGAAACTGAATCAAGTGATTGCCACGCTCAGTTGTTAATAATGTTAGATGCTCTTGATAAAGACAGTTTTTATGAGAATGTCGGTGGAAATTTAGGGTATTATGGCAAGGTTTTGTCGAAGACGCTGGAAGGAAATGATGTTGTTCTTGAAGAAGTAATGGGGGCCGCCATGCTTCCGACTTGTCCGCTCTGTGGCAAATGCCCGGTCAACGATCATTGTTTGACGCAGGGAAAATTAAAATTGGCGGCAACGCTGATGCCTAAATACAGTTTGGATCACCGTTCATTATTGGTTGATCAAATCACTCATTCCTCAACACAGGCCATGCCGGTTTCGACAGCGCGTGCCGCACGCCGAACAGGCCCAGCGCGAGGGTGGCCAGCACGCCGCCGCAGAGGATGAGCGCCAGCGGCCCCATCAGCGGCGCATACTGCGTCATCAGGAACGCGTTCACAAACGCCCAGGCCAGGCCGCAGCCGGCCAGCGCGGCCACGGCCGCGGTCACCGCGCCCAGCAGCAGGAACTCCAGGGCCAGTGTGACGAGGATATCCCGCCGCGTGGCCCCCAGCACCTTGAACACAACCGCATCATAGTACCGCTGCTCCAGGTTGGCGGCCAGGGTCTGCGCCAGCACCAGCAGCCCGGCCAGCAGCGTTACCGCCGCGGTCAGCCGGATCGCCATCCCGATATTCCGGACAATGGCGTCCACGTCCTGCAGCACGTCGCGCACATAGATAGCCACCACGCTGGGCAGCTGCGTCGTCACTGTCTCGAAAAGCGCGTCATCGGCCTGCTTCGAGTCTGTATACGCCGTGGCGATCCAGCTGTGCGGCGCGTTGTCCAGCACGCCGGGCGAGAACACGAACGTGTGGTTGAGCGACAGCGTGGACCACTCGATCTCTCGCGTGCAGGCAATGGTCGGCGTGAACGCCTGCCCCAGGATGGACACGGTGATGGTGTCGCCCGGCCCCACGCCGAAGCCCTCTGCCAGGCCGGAGTCCAGGCAGATGAGCGGTTTGCCGTGGTAATCCGCCGGCCACCACTGGCCGGAGACGATTTTCGTTCCCTTGGGCGGCGTGGCCGCGTACGTCATGCCGCGATCCCCGCGCAAGGCCCAGCGCACGTCGTCCGCCACCTGGGCCTGCTCCACAGGCACGCCGTTGATGGCCGTGATCCGCCCGCGAATGGAAGGCTGCGCCTCCATCCGGGTAATGCCCCTGGTGACGGCCACGATGTCGCGGAAGGTGTCGATCTGCGCGTTCTGAATGTCGAGGAAGAAGTACGACGGCGCGTCCTTGGGCAGCTGCTCCGAAATGGACCGCTGCAGCGTGCTGTCCACCTGGCTTACGGTGACGAGGATGGTCAGCCCAAGCCCCAGCGAGAAGAGCACGGCCGGCGTGGCCGCGCCCGGCCGGTGGATGTTGGCGATGGCGTGGCGCAGCCGGGGTTTTCGGGGCCTGGGCAGCCGCGCCGCCACGCGCATGACCACCACGGCGGCGATGCGGAAGAAGGCCATGGCCGCGAGGACGCCGCCGGCAAAGCCCAGGGCAAGGCGGGCGTTGTGCGCGTAAAGCAGGGTGAGGACGATGAGCCCGGCCCCGCAGCAAGCCGAGGCCATGGCTGCCTGCCAGGACGGCCGTCGCGGACCGGCTTCCCCATACCCGCGGAAGAGCCGCGCCGGAGAGATGGTGCCGGCCGCCGAGAGCGGCCACAGCGCAAAGGCCATGGCCGTGAGCAAGCCATACATCAGCGCCAGGGCCAGCGGCTTGAAAGCCGGGGTGATGGCCACGGGCACGGTGAGCAGTTGGGCCAACAGCGGCGCGGCCAAGAAGGCCGAGCCCACGCCGAGGGCCACGCCGAGAACGCTGCCCAGCAGGGCCAGGGCCATGGTCTGCGCCAGGTACGTCCAGACCACGAGCCGCCGCGTTGCGCCCAAACATTTGAGCGAGGCGATGGCCTCGTACTTTTTCTCCAGGGACGCGCGCACGCCGTTGGCCACGCCGATGCCGCCCACGAGCAGCGCCGCCAGACCGACCAGCGTGAGGTACACGGCAAGGTTGTCAAAAAATCTGGACAGTCCGGGGCTGGAGCTTTTGTAGTCGCGTACCTGCCAGCCTGGCTCGCGCACGGCCTGCAGCCGCTCCTTGGCCTGCTCGATGGAGACGCCGGGTTCGAGCCCCAGGGCGTAGACGTATCTGACCACGCTGCCGGGCCGGAGCAGGCCCGTGCTCTTGATCGCGTCCAGGGAGAGCAGTACCCGCGGGCCCAACCCGAAGAAGTTGGAGGGCCGGTCCGGTTCACGCACGACCTCCGCGCGAATCCGCAGAACGCTTTGCCCCACGCGGAGGTCGTCGCCCACGGCAAGGCCCAACCGCATCAGCAGGCTCTTCTCCACGGCCGCACCGTACACGCCGTCCTTTTCGGCCAGGACGTCGGCCAGCGGCAGGGCTGGCTCCAGCGTGACCGCGCCGAACAGTGGGTAGTTGGGCCCCACGGCCTTGAGCTCCACCAGGGAGGAGCGCCGCTTCTCCGGGGCGTTCTCTGCCACGCCGTTGGTCGCGTTCCCTTGCGGTGCCTGCGTTTCAGGCGGCCGGGCCATGGAGCGCATGCTGACCATACGCATCACGCGGCCCATGCTCTCCATCGCCGTTATCGCCTCGTCCGAGGCCGGCACGTGGGTCTGGCGGATCTGGATGTCCCCGCCCATGAGCGCCTTGGCGTCGCGGGAAAGGGCCGTGTCCACCGAGGATGAGACCGTGCCCACGGCCGCCACTGCGCCCACGCCCAGGGCCAGGCATGCCAGGAAGATGCCGAAGCCGCGTACGCCGCCGCGCAGCTCCCGCCGGGCAAACCGCAAGGCCAGCTTCAGCTCGGAGAAGAACGCCATCTATCGCGTCCCTTCTGTGCTCGGCTGGGGATGCCCATCCGTGATCTGGCCGTCGAGCAGTTCCAGGGTGCGGTCGGCCTGATTCGCCAGGCCGGCGTCGTGGGTGATGAGCACCACTGTGGCGCCGTCGCGCCCGGCCAGCGTGAATAAAAGGTCCATGACGCGTTCGCCAGTGGCCGCGTCCAGGTTGCCGGTGGGCTCGTCCGCCAGCAGGATGGACGGCTCCCCGGCAAAGGCCCGGGCAATGGCCACGCGCTGCTGCTCGCCGCCCGAGAGCTGCGAAGGGTAGTGGCCCGCGCGTTTCTCCAGCCCCACGTCGGCCAGCCCCTTTCTCGCGCGCTCAAAGGCGTCGTCATACCCGGCCAGCTCCAGCGGTAGCGCCGCATTCTCCAGGGCGGTCATTGTCCCCACCAGGTGGAAGCCCTGGAACACGATGCCCACCCGGCCGCGCCGGAACCGCGCCAGGCCATCCTCGTCCAGCCTGGTCAGATCCTCCCCGGCCACCAGCAGCGTGCCGGACGTGGGCTTCTCCAGCCCGGCCATGACCATGAGCATGGTCGTCTTGCCGGAGCCGGACGGTCCCACCACGCTCACCGTTTCGCCGGCTCCGATGCTCAGGGAAACGCCGCGCAGCACGTTGACCGGTCCGCTGCCCCCCTGTAACATCAGGTGTATATTGTCCATTAATATCATGGGGCCGGCTTTGGCCGGCATCCCTGCGGAGCGTTGCATGTCGCGAATCACCAGAATCTCCTCGTCAGCATCACAATCTTCGACGCTGTGGCGTCGTACGGTCCAGCGGCGAGTTTACCTTGTTTTTTGCCTCGTGCAAGCGGCGTTTCTGTGCTGCGCGCCGTCCGTGTTTTCCCAAACCACTCTATCTACCGACCAACAAAGCGAGACCAGCGCCATGGGCGACCCTGTGACCATACTCGCCTTCGGTGACAGCCTGACCGCCGGATACGGGCTGAACCCGGGCGAGTCCGTGCCCGATATCCTCCAGACCATGTTGCATGACAACGGCTACAACGTGACCATCGTCAATGCCGGGTACTCCGGCGACACCACTACCGGCGGCCTGGCGCGTCTGCCCTGGACCCTGGACCGGAGCCAGCCGGACGCCGCCATCCTGGAGCTCGGCGCCAACGACGGCCTTCAGGGCCAGGACCCGACCCAGATGGAAGCCAACCTCAACGCCATGCTCGACCTCTTTCAGCAGCACTCCATCCCCGTGCTCTTTACCGGCATGCAGGCCATGCCCAACCTCGGCGAGGCGTACGCCCAGGAGTTCGCCGCCGTGTTCCCCCGGATCGCCGAGCAGCGCGACCTCCTCTTCTACCCATTCTTCCTCGAAGGCGTGGGCGGCATCCCCGCCCTCAACCAGGGCGACGGCATTCACCCCAACGCCGAAGGCGCCCGCCTCATCGCGAAAAATCTCTACCCGTACGTGGTGCAGCTCATCGAAAAGGCGCAGCGGCTCCAGGAAGCCGGGTAGGAACAGGAACGTATAGCCCGGATGGGGCGCCGCCCCCTCCGGACCACCCCCGGCAGGGAGCACGGCCCCTGCGCCCCGGAATGATTTTTCAGATCATGTTCCATAGGGAGCATAGTTCCCTGTACCCAGAAAAGGGGTCCGGGAATCAGTGTTCCCCGAGCAGGGGCGTGGGGGACAGCGTCCCCCGCTTCCTACCGTGGGAGTCCGTTATGCGCCGCTGGCGTCGAGCAGCTCCAGCGCCTTGGTCACGGCAAAGGCGATGACGTGCTCGCAGCGAGTGGTCCAGAGATTCTGGCGGCGGAACTCGGCCAAGCCTTCGGGGTCGGCGATGTTGATGCCGGCGACGTCTATGCAGTCGCGGCCGCCGAACTCGGTGCGGAACTCCTCCACGAGCTCTTCCACTGCGTTATAGCAAGGTTCCAGCGATTCTTCGGGCGCGGTCCGGCCCAGGCCGAAGCCCAGGGCGAGAATGGCACCGGACAGGGCGCCGCACTGGCCGCATGTACGGGAGACGCCGCTGCACAGGCCGGTGGCAAGGGACGTGGGCCGGGGGATGTCCCAGCCTTTGGCGCGTACAAGGGAGGCAAAGACGCTTTCCGCGCAGAGGAACTTGGAGCGCGCCATGGCGCGCGCGTGTTCGGCCGGGTCTTCGGGCGTGGGCTGGGTGTCAGTGTGTTCCGGGGGCGAGGCGTCCATTGGCATCTCCTGATTTCGTTATGGGATCAGGCGATGTCGTCCTGCAGTTCCGTGTCTTCGTCAAGGGTTATGAGCACGCTGCCTGGCTCGCGGCGGTGCACGGTGATGTCCAGGCCGAGCTCGGCGGCCATGCGCCGCACCCGCGCCAGGCCCATGCCCACCTTGTCCGGCATGGTGGTGAAGAAGGGGTCGAAGACAAAGGGCAGGATATCCGCCGCAATGCCGGGGCCGGTGTCGGCCACCTCGTAGCGCAGGCCGTCCTCCATGCCGGCGCCCAGGTACACCTCACCGGGCGGCGCGTCCTCGCTGGGGGGCATGGAGGCGATGGCCTCCAGGGAGTTGCAGACCAGCTCGGTCAGCAGCGCCACGGTCAGGTCGGCGTCCACGGTAACGGCCGTTTCCTCCACATCCAGGAGCAGGGGGATGGCGCGCCACGACTCCGGCCCGCGGGCATAGGCCTCGTCCGCCACGCGCGCGGCAATTTCCGGCAGCAGGATGTGCCGCGGCTCGGCAGTGCGGATGGCGTTGTAGGATGTCACGGCCTGGACAATGGCTTCCAGCCGGACGCTCTCATCCAGGATGCCTTCGAGATACTCGTGCAGCGCCTGGTCGGACTTGCGCAGGGCGATGCGCGCAAAGCCGGCGATGGCCATGGCCGGGTTGCGCAGCTGGTGGGCCACGGCGTCGGAGAGGGTGCGCAGACTTCTGGTGCGCGCCAGCTCCATGGCGTGGCGTTCCTCCAGGAACCGCCGCTGCCTGGCGTGCATGGCGTAGATGTGCGTGACGTCGGTCATGGAGAGCAGGATGCCGAAGATCTTGCCGTACTCCACGAGCAGGGAGGTGGTGAGGGAGAGGCGCAGGCGGTCGCCGTCCAGGGTGATGTAGACGGCTTCGAGCGCTTCCCGCCGGCCTTTCTGGTTGCGCGCGTCCGCCATGTACCGGCGGAAGGTGTCGGGCTCTTCGATGCCGGGCAGGAACTCGTCCCAGAGCAGGCCTTTGAAGTCTTCCTCGTCGATGATGCCGAGCATCTCGCGGGCGTGGCGGTTGCAGGCGTAGGCGTAGCCGTCGGTATTGAAGATGGCCACGCTCTCCGGATAGCCGTCCAGGAGGTTCTGGAAGTAGGCGGACTGGATGAATGGCAGCACGGCAGGCCTCGTTGCGTCAGGCGCCGTTGGATCGCGCACCCGGAGGCGCGGCGTCGGCATCGCCGTTTTCGACGTCCTCGCCGCCGGGCAGGGAGAACAGCGGCCGGACGTGGAAGGTGCGGATGTGCAGCAGGGGATAGAACACGGCCTCGCCCGTCACGGTGATGGCCAAAAGGTCGGTCTTTTCCATCACCTCGTAGTTGAGGCACTGGATGGTGCGGCGGCCGCCGTCCAGGAAGTCAATCTCCACCTCGTACCCGGCGGGCGCGGAGTTCTGCTCCGGCGTATGGACCATGGCCCGCCGGGCTTCCTCCTCCATGAGACGCACCCACTGCCGGCGGACGATGCGGCGGTTCTCCAGCGTATCGTGCTTGGGGCACAGGCCCAGCTTTTGGCGGTCCGGCGCCGGGGGAATGCCGTATATCCAGCCAGAGGCGGCGTTCTCGCCGCAAACTTGACACGGAACCATGAGGGCCTCGCAGGCCGGGCGCTTGCATGGCAAGGCGCACGGCGCGGATGATGGAAGGACGATCTGCGCCGCAGGATAGCCGAACTTCAGGCGCGATGCAAAAACGCCAGGGTGCTCGGGCTGGGACGCGGATGCGCCGTAGGCCGGCCGGTCCGTGGGCCTGGAAGGGATGTGGGGCCTGGGGGCGTGCATCGTTCCTGTTCCGGCCTGCGTCATGCCGCGGACATGGGTTTTTGCTCGCCGTTGCTGCCGAAGGGGCCGAAGGCCAGGTCCTCCGCATCGAGCAGGAAGGACTCCAGGGAGGAGAAGGCCATGGGTTTGGCAAAGAGGTAGCCCTGGGCATGGGCGCAGCCCATGGCGTGCAGCGCCTCCTTCTGGAAGGCGGTTTCGATGCCCTCGGCCACCACGCCCATGCCCATGGACTCGGCCAGGGCCAGGATGGTGCGCACGATGGAGTTGCGGCCGTTGCGCGCCGTGAAGTGCTCCTCGCGCATGGCGCGGACGAACGCCTGGTCGATCTTGAGCGTGTCGAAAGGGTAGTTGTGCAGCGAGCTCAGTG from Oceanidesulfovibrio marinus includes:
- a CDS encoding ABC transporter permease; the encoded protein is MAFFSELKLALRFARRELRGGVRGFGIFLACLALGVGAVAAVGTVSSSVDTALSRDAKALMGGDIQIRQTHVPASDEAITAMESMGRVMRMVSMRSMARPPETQAPQGNATNGVAENAPEKRRSSLVELKAVGPNYPLFGAVTLEPALPLADVLAEKDGVYGAAVEKSLLMRLGLAVGDDLRVGQSVLRIRAEVVREPDRPSNFFGLGPRVLLSLDAIKSTGLLRPGSVVRYVYALGLEPGVSIEQAKERLQAVREPGWQVRDYKSSSPGLSRFFDNLAVYLTLVGLAALLVGGIGVANGVRASLEKKYEAIASLKCLGATRRLVVWTYLAQTMALALLGSVLGVALGVGSAFLAAPLLAQLLTVPVAITPAFKPLALALMYGLLTAMAFALWPLSAAGTISPARLFRGYGEAGPRRPSWQAAMASACCGAGLIVLTLLYAHNARLALGFAGGVLAAMAFFRIAAVVVMRVAARLPRPRKPRLRHAIANIHRPGAATPAVLFSLGLGLTILVTVSQVDSTLQRSISEQLPKDAPSYFFLDIQNAQIDTFRDIVAVTRGITRMEAQPSIRGRITAINGVPVEQAQVADDVRWALRGDRGMTYAATPPKGTKIVSGQWWPADYHGKPLICLDSGLAEGFGVGPGDTITVSILGQAFTPTIACTREIEWSTLSLNHTFVFSPGVLDNAPHSWIATAYTDSKQADDALFETVTTQLPSVVAIYVRDVLQDVDAIVRNIGMAIRLTAAVTLLAGLLVLAQTLAANLEQRYYDAVVFKVLGATRRDILVTLALEFLLLGAVTAAVAALAGCGLAWAFVNAFLMTQYAPLMGPLALILCGGVLATLALGLFGVRHALSKPAWPVLRNE
- a CDS encoding ABC transporter ATP-binding protein, translating into MLQGGSGPVNVLRGVSLSIGAGETVSVVGPSGSGKTTMLMVMAGLEKPTSGTLLVAGEDLTRLDEDGLARFRRGRVGIVFQGFHLVGTMTALENAALPLELAGYDDAFERARKGLADVGLEKRAGHYPSQLSGGEQQRVAIARAFAGEPSILLADEPTGNLDAATGERVMDLLFTLAGRDGATVVLITHDAGLANQADRTLELLDGQITDGHPQPSTEGTR
- a CDS encoding C-GCAxxG-C-C family protein; the encoded protein is MDASPPEHTDTQPTPEDPAEHARAMARSKFLCAESVFASLVRAKGWDIPRPTSLATGLCSGVSRTCGQCGALSGAILALGFGLGRTAPEESLEPCYNAVEELVEEFRTEFGGRDCIDVAGINIADPEGLAEFRRQNLWTTRCEHVIAFAVTKALELLDASGA
- a CDS encoding YcaO-like family protein, whose protein sequence is MFNIKRKYKEKRPLETINLIRGLLSSYGVFTREDYWGNPYENICSVSIVSGDEFGQFRTNGKSQSQEYCLASAYGEFMERIQNNMHVLNVSHINLMDLKNKSGVYAYPDEELLGLEDILNLPENVLQDLFGRSDYVVEAEEYVNIAKSRTGKGCVCVPYYCVNSQEVLYLPYNLLLSSVGSNGMAAGNTLEEALCQGLFEVIERLAASLIFYNQLTPPDIPSSYLQQFPREFGIIKQLESDSFQVVMKDFSCGIGLPALGALLVEPSENTYFLNVGCDSSFQVALSRCLTELYQGVSNPREMRLRMMRLPSENPWYFEKEGVHSGAKRESVFCQYTVNGCGKFPKELFGHAPTYSFKDSVFATSTTYASEVKYWIQFLMELGYTVLVRNVSFLGFPSIHVYIPQVSSVGLRATKKNYDFQLLRAIDLCLEACCSRKELNKEEYAEIANNLATMSVDMTIFDLFSLQMKGDPDVPVKYVGMLELLCWVFARNVSVARERTHIRINETESSDCHAQLLIMLDALDKDSFYENVGGNLGYYGKVLSKTLEGNDVVLEEVMGAAMLPTCPLCGKCPVNDHCLTQGKLKLAATLMPKYSLDHRSLLVDQITHSSTQAMPVSTARAARRTGPARGWPARRRRG
- a CDS encoding PAS domain-containing sensor histidine kinase, translated to MLPFIQSAYFQNLLDGYPESVAIFNTDGYAYACNRHAREMLGIIDEEDFKGLLWDEFLPGIEEPDTFRRYMADARNQKGRREALEAVYITLDGDRLRLSLTTSLLVEYGKIFGILLSMTDVTHIYAMHARQRRFLEERHAMELARTRSLRTLSDAVAHQLRNPAMAIAGFARIALRKSDQALHEYLEGILDESVRLEAIVQAVTSYNAIRTAEPRHILLPEIAARVADEAYARGPESWRAIPLLLDVEETAVTVDADLTVALLTELVCNSLEAIASMPPSEDAPPGEVYLGAGMEDGLRYEVADTGPGIAADILPFVFDPFFTTMPDKVGMGLARVRRMAAELGLDITVHRREPGSVLITLDEDTELQDDIA
- a CDS encoding arylesterase, coding for MGDPVTILAFGDSLTAGYGLNPGESVPDILQTMLHDNGYNVTIVNAGYSGDTTTGGLARLPWTLDRSQPDAAILELGANDGLQGQDPTQMEANLNAMLDLFQQHSIPVLFTGMQAMPNLGEAYAQEFAAVFPRIAEQRDLLFYPFFLEGVGGIPALNQGDGIHPNAEGARLIAKNLYPYVVQLIEKAQRLQEAG